The following DNA comes from Lynx canadensis isolate LIC74 chromosome B1, mLynCan4.pri.v2, whole genome shotgun sequence.
CCTCCACCTCTGGTAATCCCAGTCGGATGGTAAACCAAAACTGGACCAAATTTACCCGGCCCGCCAGGCCCTAGGTTCTCAATCAGAACCCCGGGCACGAAGAGGTCAAAAAAGCAAATAAGGCTGCACTGAAGACTTAGCAGTCAGTGGAAGCACCTCGTTACTAACCTCgctcttttctccatcttcacCCGAGGCTCCAGTTCCCAGCTTCCCACCGCCAGTCGCGGTCCTGGCCGGCCCATGGACACCAGAGCGCCGGGACGAAGACGCCCCCTTCCCCGCCGGCATTTTGCGCATGCGCGAAGCGGGGCGAGAGGGCCGGCTGGGCGGGGCTGGTCGCTAAGAAACCAGAGGAAAAGTTCTGCTTAAGGGTTGCCTGGGAAAGGCAGAGCATTACTCTATTGGTAGAGAGTAGGGAGAGGGGGCTGGCCTCAAGGGCCTTCTTTTCTGACTATTGGGTGTAACTACTGTCAATCAGTAGGCCTCGGTGGGCGGGGCTACTTGTGAGGCAGGCGAGAGCGGCCTTAGCAACGGTTTCTGAACTGTGAAGACAGCCGTTGGGCTGCGCTGCGGGCGGCTGAGATAGGGAGGTCCCGGCTGAGGGCACCGGTTGGTGACATGGTGAGTGTGAAGCTGTAACCGCTTGTTGGGCCAGGGCTGGTGCTGAAATCTCTCCCCGGAGCAGAGAAGGAATTGTTTTTGGTATGTGAAATATATTACTCGCCTCCTGATCCTCGAGTGTCGTTTAGTAACTCCTCCTCTCGTGGTCAAATAGAAGCACATTGCCCGTGGCTCTTAAGGACGCAAGAGCGGGTCTCCAGTTTATCCCCGCCAACTGCTAATACCAGCACTCCGCTGTAGGTTCTATGATGGAAATGAAACCACTGTTCGGCCAGAGAGGAATTGAATACAGAGAATAAGAAACTTAAAATCTGTTGGAGGGTCTAGGTCTCTAGGAAAGAGGTCCTGACCTCCGAAAAAGTGACTGGCCGGGATAGCTACGAATTCTGCTACTGTTGGGAAGGTGAAGGTTGTGAAGGCTAAACTGTGGAGTTGAAGACCACACCAGTGGATTTGCGGTCCAGGGATCAAGAATCTGCGGCTACCACAACGAAACCACGCGAAACTGGAGACTAGTTGCGCAGGAACATGGAGTCCAGTTGCCGTCTCTGCCGCCACGGCTTCCTAACCCAAAGATGGGGAGACAAGATATTGAAATAAGGCTGCAAAACAACCCAGGAGTAACTCTGTGACCTTGCTTGCCAGCAGAAAATGGCATACAGCACGCAGATGACCTCCACTTTACCTGGATATTGATAATTGACCTAACATTTATTCTTATCCAGATCGCTGGAGTAGTTTTTCACCTGGAAGATgtagttttttcatttcttagccTCTGCAATATAGGAAAGTACGCTAAAAGGTGGGAAAGGATATTATGTTTCAGTCAAGCATATCCcacaaaataaatcttattaTGAGATATATAGGCCTAGGTAAAAGGTATGCCTTAAacactttttttcaaatataccaAGTAAGGCCAGTCCATTCTGACATAACATCTAATGTTCTACTAGGTTGAAGGAAAAACAAGTGGTAAAAAGAACCAAGCTTTCCACCAAGATATTAATAACTAATAGCATAAATGTTAGCAAAAGGAAAAGGTGGAAATTGTTGATGGTCATTATGTACTAGGGAATAGGGTTCTTGAACATGCTTatgtatttatcaatttttctggTTCTGGTAACTTTTCCTGTTACGTAGTTTTTCACGCACATGTGTGTTTATTACAGGCATCCACAAGTTCAGACCAATGGAAGAAAAGAGCAGCAAAAGTTGAATTGAATGAAACCCAAaagcaagaaattaaagaggCCTTTGATTTATTTGATGTTGATGGGTCTGGAACCATAGATGTGAAAGAATTGAAGGTTTTGAAATTACTtctaattataaaacattttaaaaacaaatctttcagTCTTTAACAGCAGCCTTCTAAAAGCTTGATATAAAGTCTTTTCATTGTGGACACCTACACCTTCAGTGTATGCACCTGCCCCATACTAACAAAATTATATCTTGTTAGgcatttattcttgttttatgaATGAATACAACAAAAACTCTGGGTGTAACAGTAACATATCCTATGGCATAGTGGAATTGGAACCTAGGCCTGCTGACCTGACTTTCTAGGTTTATGCCTAGTCCatagtaaaaaagagaaaatctagtAATTATTAGGTAATTTAAAAGCTAGGAATGAGACCGTggcatattatttatttgttttctatttcagatTGCAATGCAAGCCTTAGGATTTGagccaaagaaagaagaaattaaaaaaatgatagctgaaatcgacaaagaaggaaatggcaccattagttttgaagatttttttgcCATAATGAGTGTAAAAATGGTATAgtagtgattttgtttttcaaagacatACAAGCAATAgccttctactttttttctttttttttggctggaGCAATCAATGAATTGGAACTAGGTCTTTAAAAATGGGTGGGATTTAGATAGACAGGAATAGCGAGATTAAAGATGTTTTCAGGGTAGTAATAAAGACTGTCCAGTGTGGAGAAGGTtgttaggaaataataaagataaatggctggataaagaaaatggggtCAGCATGTTGAAGCCTTGAGTTCAGCAAACACCTCTTGAGCGCCTATTTTTGCAAGGCACTGTTCTAGAGAGCATTGGATGAGACAACCTCCCTGTTAGAGCTTACATTTTTTGGTAGTTGGTATCAATTACTGGAGTTAATAGAGATCCATTATCTTTATCACCCTTGCCTCTTCCACTTTAACAAATTCTGAATTTAAATACCCTG
Coding sequences within:
- the LOC115512272 gene encoding centrin-4: MASTSSDQWKKRAAKVELNETQKQEIKEAFDLFDVDGSGTIDVKELKIAMQALGFEPKKEEIKKMIAEIDKEGNGTISFEDFFAIMSVKMSEKEEILKAFKLFDDDDTGSITLNNIKRVAKELGENLTDDELQEMLDEADRDRDGEISEEEFLRMMKKTTLY